From one Lycium ferocissimum isolate CSIRO_LF1 chromosome 7, AGI_CSIRO_Lferr_CH_V1, whole genome shotgun sequence genomic stretch:
- the LOC132062495 gene encoding protein trichome birefringence-like 41, giving the protein MAKGVSSTFVYILGAMFMLSFVFVFEAMLTVFSRFYSDAIAKKLVHTERNTIGISKQEKAEIITSNCNLFEGSWVLDDDRIDPLYNTTTCPFIRKTFDCTNRPDRQYLKYKWQPTGCDLPRFDGIDLFRRFKGKQIMFIGDSLSLNNYDSFLCLLYVSVPGMNYKTKLTNQSVTVIFEDYDVSVTLFNSLFLVDVEMEHIGRVLKLNSIKNGEIWKQADVLIFNTWLWWARRKPKQPWDYIEDGGTIVKDMNRMAAFRRGLNTWAKWVETEVDLTKTKVFYQGEAASHHHGEAWGEPGVKGCSNQTTPVVGSIYPGGLPLPAQIVKQVLKNMTNSVFLLDITILSHLRKDGHPSNYNGYGGIDCTHFCLSGVPDTWNQLFYASLLTS; this is encoded by the exons ATGGCTAAAGGTGTGAGTagtacttttgtgtatattctTGGTGCaatgtttatgttgagtttCGTGTTTGTTTTCGAAGCCATGTTGACAGTATTCTCTAGGTTTTATTCGGACGCGATTGCCAAGAAATTAGTTCATACAGAAAGGAATACAATAGGAatatcaaaacaagaaaaagcaGAAATAATTACAAGTAATTGCAACTTGTTCGAAGGAAGTTGGGTGTTGGATGATGATCGTATTGATCCTTTATATAACACAACTACTTGTCCGTTTATTCGAAAGACATTTGATTGTACCAATCGGCCTGATCGTCAATATCTTAAGTATAAATGGCAACCTACTGGTTGCGATTTACCAAG gttTGATGGTATTGATCTTTTTAGGAGATTCAAGGGGAAGCAGATCATGTTTATTGGGGATTCTCTAAGTCTAAATAATTATGACTCTTTCTTATGCCTTCTTTATGTTTCAGTGCCTGGAATGAACTATAAGACCAAATTAACCAACCAAAGCGTTACTGTTATTTTTGAG GATTATGACGTTTCAGTCACATTATTCAACTCATTATTCCTAGTAGACGTTGAAATGGAACATATTGGAAGAGTATTAAAACTCAATTCCATTAAAAATGGAGAGATTTGGAAGCAAGCTGACGTTTTGATCTTCAATACTTGGCTTTGGTGGGCCAGGAGAAAGCCTAAGCAACC GTGGGACTATATTGAGGATGGTGGCACGATAGTGAAGGATATGAATCGTATGGCTGCATTTCGAAGGGGATTAAACACATGGGCCAAATGGGTTGAGACAGAAGTGGATCTAACCAAAACCAAAGTTTTTTACCAAGGGGAAGCTGCTTCTCATCACCA TGGAGAAGCTTGGGGTGAGCCAGGAGTGAAGGGTTGCTCAAATCAAACAACACCTGTAGTTGGATCAATTTATCCAGGTGGCTTGCCTTTACCTGCACAAATTGTGAAACAAGTCTTGAAGAACATGACAAATTCAGTATTCTTGTTGGATATTACAATCCTTTCACATTTAAGAAAAGATGGACACCCAAGCAATTACAATGGCTACGGAGGCATTGATTGTACACATTTTTGCCTTTCTGGGGTTCCTGATACTTGGAACCAACTATTTTATGCTTCTTTATTAACGTCTTAG
- the LOC132063264 gene encoding uncharacterized protein LOC132063264, translating to MLVLMKGPKGERVLIVLGFEMEGSIKNELYSDIYDMSNLQSSLRSTTNSGNKDSHDSDWCELWSDDGDLCHDSTDKLDKTSEMDREWQRRHDQFHTIGFRDGLMAGKEASAQEGFNVGFRDSVYVGYNWGLVRGITSALASLPDGLKERMVDTKEMQNKFQHLHESVQSRSAAEMLKVFHDYLSKKSEECGLNDSSSSCLADSNDLSSDDSLFENYQKELQSLIDESGLKLHLDTKD from the exons ATGCTGGTGTTAATGAAGGGGCCAAAAGGAGAAAGAGTT ctgattgTCCTAGGCTTCGAGATGGAAGGCAGTATAAAGAATGAACTCTACTCTGACATTTACGATATGTCAAATCTTCAATCAAGTCTTCGGTCGACTACCAATTCTGGAAACAAGGATTCACATG ACAGCGATTGGTGCGAGTTATGGAGTGATGATGGAGATTTGTGTCATGATTCTACTGATAAGTTAGATAAAACATCTGAAATGGACAGGGAATGGCAGAGGCGGCATGACCAGTTCCATACT ATTGGATTCCGTGATGGTCTTATGGCTGGGAAAGAAGCTTCAGCACAAGAGGGGTTTAATGTTGGTTTTAGGGACTCTGTATATGTTGGGTACAACTGGGGTCTTGTCAGAGGTATCACTAG TGCTTTAGCCTCTCTTCCTGATGGCTTAAAAGAAAGAATGGTTGATACAAAGGAAATGCAGAATAAGTTCCAGCACTTACATGAGTCTGTGCAATCTCGTTCAGCAGCGGAGATGCTTAAGGTATTCCATGATTATCTGTCAAAGAAATCAGAAGAGTGTGGTTTAAATGATAGCTCTAGCTCCTGCTTGGCGGATTCCAATGACCTCAGCTCTGATGACAGTCTCTTTGAGAATTACCAGAAAGAGCTACAATCTCTCATTGATGAATCAGGGCTCAAATTGCACTTAGATACAAAGGACTAG